In a single window of the Streptomyces sp. CGMCC 4.7035 genome:
- a CDS encoding glycosyltransferase — protein sequence MSFATERAGGGLRIIRLANFVAPASGGLRTALRELGKGFKEAGHQPVLIVPGERHTDRETEQGRVITLPGPLLPGTGGYRVLTDRRRVAALLEELDPDRLEVSDRTTLRWTGKWARRARVPAVMVSHETTDGVLRTWGLSENLSRRAADALNTRTAHTYARVVCTTEFAEREFVRIGARNVVRAPLGVDLEQRHPALRDPGLRGRYARGDETLLVMCSRLSVEKRPGTALDALEALLRRGRRAVLVVAGDGPLRARLEQRARERGLPVTFLGHVGDRDVLGALQASADVCLAPGPAETFGLAALEAMACGTPVVASAFSALPEVIGSAGATAVNHGDAFADAVDLVMERSECERREAARARAECFGWKTAVDAFLAAHDALPADVPSAAGDARARDAAREGVG from the coding sequence ATGAGCTTCGCGACCGAGCGGGCCGGCGGCGGTCTGCGGATCATACGGCTCGCCAACTTCGTGGCGCCCGCCTCCGGCGGTCTGCGCACCGCGTTGCGCGAGCTGGGCAAGGGCTTCAAGGAGGCCGGCCACCAGCCGGTGCTCATCGTGCCCGGCGAGCGCCACACCGACCGCGAGACCGAGCAGGGAAGGGTCATCACCCTGCCAGGACCGCTGCTGCCCGGCACCGGCGGCTACCGCGTCCTCACGGACAGGCGGCGCGTCGCCGCTCTCCTGGAGGAGCTGGACCCCGACCGCCTGGAGGTCTCCGACCGTACGACGCTGCGCTGGACCGGGAAGTGGGCGCGGCGCGCCCGGGTCCCCGCCGTCATGGTCTCCCACGAGACCACCGACGGCGTCCTGCGCACCTGGGGCCTGTCCGAGAACCTGTCCCGGCGCGCCGCCGATGCCCTCAACACCCGTACGGCGCACACCTACGCGCGCGTGGTGTGCACCACCGAGTTCGCCGAACGTGAGTTCGTCCGGATCGGGGCCCGTAATGTCGTACGGGCTCCGCTGGGCGTCGACCTGGAACAGCGCCACCCCGCGCTGCGGGATCCGGGGCTCCGCGGCCGGTACGCGCGCGGGGACGAGACGCTGCTCGTCATGTGCTCCCGCCTCTCCGTGGAGAAGCGGCCCGGTACGGCCCTGGACGCCCTGGAAGCACTGCTGCGGCGCGGGCGGCGCGCGGTGCTGGTGGTGGCCGGGGACGGACCGCTGCGGGCCCGGCTCGAACAGCGGGCGCGGGAGCGGGGGTTGCCGGTGACCTTCCTGGGCCACGTCGGTGACCGGGACGTGCTCGGCGCACTCCAGGCCTCCGCCGACGTATGCCTGGCGCCCGGACCGGCCGAGACCTTCGGGCTCGCCGCCCTGGAGGCGATGGCCTGCGGCACGCCCGTGGTGGCCAGCGCCTTCTCCGCGCTGCCCGAGGTGATCGGTTCCGCCGGCGCGACCGCCGTGAACCACGGCGACGCGTTCGCGGACGCCGTCGACCTGGTCATGGAGCGGTCCGAGTGCGAGCGCCGCGAGGCGGCACGCGCGCGTGCCGAGTGCTTCGGGTGGAAGACCGCGGTGGACGCCTTCCTCGCGGCGCACGACGCGCTGCCGGCCGACGTACCGTCGGCGGCCGGTGACGCCCGTGCGCGGGACGCCGCTCGGGAGGGCGTCGGATGA
- a CDS encoding glycosyltransferase family 4 protein — protein sequence MRVVIVTESFPPDVNGVAHCALQTARHLVDRGHAPLVVAPATSAKSSTSLEQGSGFIGTGTGPDALLPCPVVRVPSLPLPGYPQVRVALPSRRVAAALTEHRADLVHLASPFVLGVRGMAAAARLGIPAVAIYQTDLAGYARTYMGAGEAAAWRRIRSVHAAADRTLAPSSAALRDLEAHGVPRVKLWPRGVDTVRFRPDLRDEAIRRELAPNGELIVGYVGRLAPEKHVELLAGACGLNGVRVVVVGDGPSETTLRGALPGAVFLGRRTGDELARIFASLDVFVHTGPFETFCQTVQEAMASGLPVVAPAAGGPLDLVTHGRTGLLVPPGDTTAVRDAIASLAADPALRAAYGAAARATVEGRTWAAVGDQLIGHYADVLAARKTAVAA from the coding sequence ATGCGTGTCGTCATCGTGACCGAATCCTTTCCCCCCGATGTGAACGGCGTGGCCCACTGCGCGCTCCAGACCGCCCGGCACCTCGTCGATCGCGGTCACGCTCCCCTCGTCGTCGCCCCGGCCACCTCTGCCAAGTCCTCGACTTCGCTCGAACAGGGAAGTGGCTTTATCGGGACCGGGACCGGGCCCGACGCCCTCCTGCCGTGCCCGGTCGTCCGTGTTCCCTCCCTTCCGCTCCCCGGCTATCCCCAGGTACGCGTCGCCCTCCCCAGCCGACGTGTCGCCGCGGCCCTCACCGAACACCGCGCCGACCTCGTGCACCTGGCCAGCCCCTTCGTCCTCGGCGTCCGCGGCATGGCGGCCGCCGCCCGGCTGGGCATCCCGGCCGTCGCCATCTACCAGACCGACCTGGCCGGTTACGCCCGCACCTACATGGGCGCCGGTGAGGCCGCGGCCTGGCGGCGCATTCGCTCCGTGCACGCCGCCGCCGACCGCACTCTCGCGCCCTCCAGCGCGGCCCTGCGCGACCTGGAGGCGCACGGTGTGCCCCGGGTGAAGCTCTGGCCGCGCGGCGTCGACACCGTCCGTTTCCGGCCAGACCTGCGGGACGAGGCGATCCGGCGTGAACTCGCCCCGAACGGTGAGCTGATCGTCGGCTATGTCGGCCGGCTCGCCCCGGAGAAGCACGTCGAGCTGCTGGCCGGTGCCTGCGGCCTGAACGGCGTGCGCGTCGTCGTCGTGGGCGACGGGCCGAGCGAGACGACCCTGCGGGGCGCCCTGCCCGGCGCCGTCTTCCTCGGCCGCCGCACCGGCGACGAACTCGCCCGGATCTTCGCCTCGCTGGACGTCTTCGTGCATACCGGCCCGTTCGAGACCTTCTGCCAGACCGTGCAGGAGGCCATGGCGAGCGGCCTCCCCGTCGTCGCCCCCGCCGCGGGCGGACCGCTCGACCTGGTGACCCACGGCCGCACCGGGCTGCTCGTCCCGCCGGGCGACACGACTGCCGTACGGGACGCGATCGCGTCCCTGGCCGCCGATCCGGCGCTGCGGGCCGCGTACGGGGCCGCCGCACGTGCCACCGTCGAGGGCCGCACCTGGGCGGCCGTCGGCGACCAGCTCATCGGGCACTACGCGGACGTGCTCGCCGCGCGGAAGACGGCGGTGGCGGCATGA
- a CDS encoding HEAT repeat domain-containing protein yields the protein MFEPVIAPSGTLLGLLQRGRGDGTLHALTAPRAEALAALNHCVLRDPRHDWQVENRSLYYARLYLDLSGELDDIEAHLFSAEDVLETDDCRTGLALAVLGHLASYGRRDALELLRRYAAVGTNWAWALDELALRDDDAGLRALAAPVLARFPSDAEGEAELAAAVRDAFEPRPWRLWAEDPRDSIAARVRAAQEAGCFDRWQRQLRSNGPRPGWSVQAVFDWAQQGIERGAVLHVPAARCLTAVAGPEDRPEIVEAARSGSEGARCTALRYLADSNDPDALGLIEGAVSTGSALVVDAAVDAFERMRSVAAVDRARGWARRPDALGAAAGRMLACRGGAQDSDLVLAALREAVRGEGPDAPTLWTLVDGAGRLGIACAAPVLRHIYRETASSHLRGRAARALAATDPSFPAGLAVECLWDCEESTREIAARHAETGDARVVEQLRRLAADPAEEAEVQTAVRSRIGPDMPAV from the coding sequence ATGTTCGAACCGGTCATAGCGCCCAGCGGTACGCTGCTCGGCCTGCTTCAGAGGGGGCGCGGCGACGGTACGCTGCACGCGCTCACCGCACCGCGTGCCGAGGCGCTCGCGGCTCTCAACCACTGTGTGCTGCGCGACCCCCGCCACGACTGGCAGGTGGAGAACCGCTCCCTGTACTACGCCCGGCTCTACCTCGATCTGAGCGGCGAGCTGGACGACATCGAGGCGCACCTCTTCAGCGCCGAGGACGTCCTCGAAACCGATGACTGTCGCACCGGGCTCGCCCTCGCGGTCCTCGGGCACCTCGCCTCGTACGGCAGACGGGACGCACTCGAACTGCTGCGCAGGTATGCGGCCGTCGGCACCAACTGGGCCTGGGCCCTGGACGAGCTGGCTCTGCGTGACGACGACGCGGGGCTGCGCGCCCTCGCCGCGCCCGTTCTCGCGCGCTTCCCGTCGGATGCCGAGGGCGAGGCGGAACTCGCCGCCGCCGTCCGGGACGCCTTCGAGCCACGGCCCTGGCGGCTGTGGGCCGAAGACCCCCGAGATTCCATCGCGGCACGCGTGCGTGCCGCCCAGGAGGCCGGTTGCTTCGACCGGTGGCAGCGGCAGTTGCGGTCCAACGGGCCCCGGCCGGGATGGAGCGTGCAGGCCGTCTTCGACTGGGCCCAGCAGGGCATCGAACGCGGCGCCGTGCTCCATGTGCCGGCCGCCCGCTGCCTCACCGCCGTCGCGGGCCCGGAGGATCGTCCCGAGATCGTCGAGGCCGCCCGCTCGGGCAGCGAAGGGGCGCGCTGCACCGCCCTGCGCTACCTCGCCGACAGCAATGATCCCGATGCCCTCGGCCTCATCGAGGGCGCCGTGTCCACCGGTTCCGCGCTCGTGGTCGACGCGGCCGTGGACGCTTTCGAACGGATGCGCAGCGTCGCCGCCGTCGACCGGGCGCGCGGCTGGGCCCGTCGGCCGGACGCCCTGGGCGCCGCCGCCGGACGCATGCTCGCCTGCCGGGGCGGCGCGCAGGACAGTGATCTGGTGCTCGCGGCGCTGCGGGAGGCGGTACGGGGCGAGGGGCCCGACGCGCCGACCCTGTGGACCCTCGTTGACGGCGCCGGACGGCTGGGCATCGCCTGCGCTGCCCCCGTTCTGCGTCATATTTACCGCGAAACCGCCTCATCCCATCTCCGTGGCCGGGCCGCCCGCGCCCTGGCCGCCACGGATCCCTCCTTCCCCGCCGGACTCGCCGTCGAGTGCCTCTGGGACTGTGAGGAGTCCACCCGCGAGATCGCCGCACGGCACGCCGAGACCGGGGATGCCCGCGTCGTCGAGCAGTTGCGTCGGCTCGCCGCGGATCCGGCCGAGGAGGCCGAGGTCCAGACAGCCGTGCGCAGCCGGATCGGGCCCGACATGCCGGCCGTATGA
- a CDS encoding ankyrin repeat domain-containing protein, with protein sequence MSEAPDPEVVELATKIFDLARRGESETLVAYVDAGVPANLTNDRGDSLVMLAAYHGHADAVRALLARGAEADQINDRGQTPLAGAVFKGEVEVIRALLDGGADPAAGTPSAIDTARMFGKTELLELFGAH encoded by the coding sequence ATGAGTGAAGCCCCAGACCCCGAGGTCGTGGAGCTGGCGACCAAGATCTTCGATCTGGCGCGCCGAGGCGAGAGTGAGACGCTCGTGGCGTACGTCGACGCGGGTGTTCCGGCCAACCTCACCAACGACCGGGGCGACTCCCTCGTGATGCTCGCCGCCTATCACGGACACGCCGACGCCGTCCGGGCCCTGCTGGCGCGCGGCGCGGAGGCGGACCAGATCAACGACCGAGGCCAGACTCCGCTCGCGGGCGCGGTCTTCAAGGGCGAGGTGGAGGTCATCCGGGCCCTCCTCGACGGCGGCGCCGACCCGGCCGCGGGCACTCCCTCGGCCATCGACACCGCGCGGATGTTCGGCAAGACGGAACTGCTCGAACTGTTCGGCGCACACTGA
- a CDS encoding ATP-binding protein: MARRPLPRILSNGSAQIARSRVLARTAADSATDVLHPLITITRGLRRLAAAGRRKWADTPKDRRGPLLFLVASVILVVALVPYGPLFAVIAVMAVAGWKGRERAVQKPKGPDESQTKRLRSLYEALVPYFSAAEDPAPLYAHGGDWTQAFPSYDFDESGRISRLLVRYPAYFTDGEAESRARIEQLLHAKSGRGREYHFGWDEEGNELTVTVLPPLPTDITAQRFVTAPGETVLGFTDPTGVQRTLPLTHGEEQRDVPPVVWRTGMRSTEPHLLVVGEPGSGTTTLLRSIALQALQHGDVLIVDGGGTGEYACLTGRDGVLTVESGLAGAMASLEWATNETERRLIAANRARQTGQPPPDDVKRPLWILLDRPSALGHLAAAEGREDPQTLLQVPLRHGRAANVTVVVAEQFDGLDALSDAVRQHTRARVVLGPATPDELEAVLGAPPHTTPTKDVPPGRGYARLGSGPVHRLQVPATPDPYDDATSENHRQAVMELLPRRSEPVAAVGAKALAAEG; encoded by the coding sequence GTGGCCCGGCGCCCCCTCCCCCGCATTCTGAGCAACGGCAGCGCACAGATCGCCCGCAGCCGGGTGCTCGCTCGGACGGCGGCCGACAGCGCCACCGACGTCCTCCACCCGCTGATCACCATCACGCGTGGACTGCGCCGGCTGGCCGCGGCCGGGCGGCGCAAGTGGGCGGACACCCCGAAGGACCGGCGGGGGCCGCTCCTCTTCCTTGTCGCCTCGGTGATCCTGGTCGTGGCCCTGGTGCCGTACGGGCCGCTGTTCGCCGTCATCGCGGTGATGGCGGTGGCGGGCTGGAAGGGCCGCGAGCGCGCGGTACAGAAGCCCAAGGGCCCCGACGAATCGCAGACCAAACGCCTGCGGTCGCTGTACGAGGCACTGGTGCCGTACTTCTCGGCGGCCGAGGACCCGGCTCCGCTGTACGCGCACGGCGGGGACTGGACCCAGGCCTTCCCCTCGTACGACTTCGACGAGAGCGGCCGCATCTCGCGGCTCCTCGTCCGCTACCCCGCCTACTTCACGGACGGGGAGGCCGAGTCGCGGGCCCGGATCGAGCAGCTCCTGCACGCCAAGTCGGGCCGGGGCCGCGAGTACCACTTCGGGTGGGACGAGGAGGGCAACGAGCTGACGGTGACCGTGCTGCCGCCGCTGCCCACCGACATCACCGCGCAGCGCTTCGTGACCGCGCCCGGCGAGACGGTCCTCGGCTTCACCGACCCGACCGGCGTCCAGCGCACGCTCCCGCTCACCCACGGCGAGGAGCAGCGCGATGTGCCTCCGGTGGTGTGGCGCACCGGAATGCGCTCCACCGAGCCGCACCTGCTCGTCGTCGGCGAACCCGGCAGCGGTACGACGACGCTGCTGCGCTCCATCGCCCTCCAGGCGCTGCAGCACGGCGACGTCCTGATCGTGGACGGCGGCGGCACCGGCGAGTACGCGTGTCTGACGGGCCGGGACGGCGTGCTGACCGTGGAGTCGGGGCTCGCGGGGGCGATGGCGAGCCTTGAGTGGGCGACCAACGAGACGGAACGGCGGCTGATCGCGGCGAACCGGGCCCGGCAGACCGGGCAACCTCCGCCGGACGACGTCAAGCGCCCCCTGTGGATCCTGCTGGACCGGCCGAGCGCGCTGGGGCATCTCGCCGCGGCCGAGGGCCGCGAGGACCCCCAGACGCTGCTCCAGGTACCCCTTCGGCACGGTCGTGCGGCGAACGTCACGGTCGTGGTCGCCGAGCAGTTCGACGGTCTGGACGCGCTGTCCGACGCGGTCCGCCAGCACACCCGCGCGCGTGTGGTGCTCGGCCCGGCGACCCCGGACGAGCTGGAGGCGGTGCTCGGGGCGCCGCCGCACACCACACCCACCAAGGACGTCCCGCCCGGCCGCGGCTACGCCCGGCTGGGTTCGGGCCCGGTCCACCGCCTTCAGGTGCCGGCCACTCCTGATCCGTACGACGACGCGACCAGCGAGAACCACCGGCAGGCGGTGATGGAGCTGCTGCCGCGGCGGAGCGAACCGGTCGCGGCGGTCGGGGCGAAGGCGCTGGCCGCGGAGGGCTGA
- a CDS encoding SCO1417 family PLP biosynthesis transcription factor, whose product MAQWTSAVGAAQLARLLNSQQDRPSGPGTRRPPAYRALADGVRLLVLEGRVSVAARLPAERELALALSVSRTTVAAAYEALRTEGFLESRRGAGSWTAVPAGNPLPARGLEPLPPEALGSMIDLGCAALPAPEPWLTRAVQGALEELPPYAHTHGDYPAGLPALRSMLAERYTARGIPTMPEQIMVTTGAMGAMDAICHLFAGRGERIAVESPSYANILQLMREAGARLVPVAMADGLGGWDLDRWRQVLREAAPRLAYVVADFHNPTGALADEDQRRRLVEAARSAGTVLVVDETMSELHLEDGLEMPRPVCGFDTAGSTVITVGSASKAFWAGMRIGWVRAAPDVIRSLVAARAYADLGTPVLEQLAVNWLLSTGGWEQAVDLRRGQARENRDALVAAVRRELPSWEFSVPHGGLTLWVRTGGVSGSRLAEAGERVGVRVPSGPRFGVDGAFEGYVRLPFTVGGAVAEEAAVRLAAAARLVETGASGPTEAPRTFVA is encoded by the coding sequence ATGGCGCAGTGGACCTCGGCGGTGGGCGCGGCACAGCTCGCCCGGCTGCTCAACTCCCAGCAGGACCGTCCGTCCGGCCCCGGCACCCGCCGCCCGCCCGCCTATCGCGCGCTGGCCGACGGCGTCCGGCTGCTCGTCCTGGAGGGCCGCGTGTCGGTCGCGGCCCGGCTGCCCGCCGAGCGGGAGCTGGCGCTCGCCCTGTCCGTGAGCCGTACGACGGTCGCGGCCGCGTACGAGGCGCTGCGCACCGAGGGATTCCTGGAGTCCCGCCGGGGCGCGGGCAGCTGGACCGCCGTGCCGGCCGGGAACCCGCTTCCGGCGCGCGGGCTCGAACCCCTCCCGCCCGAGGCGCTCGGCTCGATGATCGACCTGGGCTGCGCGGCGCTGCCCGCACCGGAGCCGTGGCTCACCCGTGCGGTGCAGGGCGCCTTGGAGGAGCTGCCGCCGTACGCGCACACGCACGGGGACTACCCCGCGGGCCTGCCCGCGCTGCGTTCCATGCTCGCCGAGCGCTACACGGCGCGCGGCATCCCCACCATGCCCGAGCAGATCATGGTGACCACGGGCGCGATGGGCGCGATGGACGCGATCTGTCACCTCTTCGCGGGGCGCGGCGAACGTATCGCGGTCGAGTCGCCGTCGTACGCCAACATCCTCCAGCTGATGCGGGAGGCGGGTGCCCGGTTGGTCCCCGTGGCCATGGCCGACGGGCTCGGCGGCTGGGACCTGGACCGCTGGCGTCAGGTGCTGCGGGAGGCCGCGCCGCGGCTCGCCTACGTGGTCGCGGACTTCCACAATCCGACGGGCGCGCTGGCGGACGAGGACCAGCGCCGCCGCCTGGTGGAGGCGGCCCGTTCCGCCGGGACGGTCCTGGTCGTCGACGAGACGATGAGCGAGCTGCATCTGGAGGACGGACTGGAGATGCCGCGCCCGGTGTGCGGCTTCGACACCGCCGGATCCACGGTCATCACGGTCGGCTCGGCGAGCAAGGCGTTCTGGGCGGGCATGCGCATCGGCTGGGTGCGGGCGGCCCCCGATGTGATCCGCAGCCTGGTCGCGGCCCGCGCCTACGCCGACCTCGGCACGCCGGTACTGGAGCAACTGGCCGTGAACTGGCTGCTGAGCACGGGCGGCTGGGAGCAGGCGGTGGATCTGCGGCGCGGGCAGGCCCGGGAGAACCGGGACGCCCTGGTCGCCGCCGTACGAAGGGAGCTGCCGTCGTGGGAGTTCTCGGTACCGCACGGCGGCCTCACTCTGTGGGTGCGCACGGGTGGCGTGTCGGGGTCCCGTCTGGCGGAGGCCGGGGAGCGGGTCGGCGTCCGGGTGCCGTCAGGGCCGCGCTTCGGTGTGGACGGCGCGTTCGAGGGGTATGTGCGGCTGCCGTTCACGGTGGGCGGCGCGGTGGCCGAGGAAGCGGCGGTGCGCCTGGCGGCCGCTGCGCGCCTGGTGGAGACGGGCGCATCGGGACCGACGGAGGCACCGCGCACCTTCGTCGCCTGA
- the yczE gene encoding membrane protein YczE, whose product MSAGSSDSSDSSDSSSRSRLGRRLVQLYAGLALYGASSALLVKAGLGLEPWNVLHQGLAELTGLSMGVVLTIVGAAVLLLWIPLRQRPGLGTVSNVLVIGFVMDATLSVLPGVHTLAVRVPLLLAGIVLNGVATGLYITANFGPGPRDGLMTGLHRRTGRSVRLIRTAVEVTVVATGFALGGTVGVGTVLYALSIGLLAQLFLRVFAVPSASGRSTVVATGQPDRAILPR is encoded by the coding sequence TTGTCCGCTGGCTCTTCCGACTCGTCCGACTCGTCCGACTCGTCTTCCAGAAGTCGTCTGGGACGGCGATTGGTCCAGCTCTACGCAGGTCTCGCGTTGTACGGCGCGAGCTCGGCCCTCCTCGTGAAGGCAGGTCTCGGTCTGGAGCCCTGGAACGTCCTCCACCAGGGTCTCGCGGAACTCACCGGACTCAGCATGGGGGTGGTGCTGACGATCGTGGGCGCGGCCGTCCTGCTGCTGTGGATCCCGCTGCGTCAGCGCCCCGGTCTCGGCACCGTCTCCAACGTCCTCGTGATCGGTTTCGTCATGGACGCCACTCTGTCCGTGCTTCCCGGCGTGCACACCCTGGCCGTACGGGTTCCCCTTCTTCTGGCGGGCATCGTGCTCAACGGCGTGGCGACCGGCCTCTACATCACCGCGAACTTCGGCCCGGGCCCGCGCGACGGCCTGATGACCGGACTGCACCGGCGCACGGGCCGCTCGGTCCGGCTGATCCGCACCGCCGTGGAGGTCACCGTCGTCGCGACCGGCTTCGCCCTCGGCGGCACCGTCGGGGTCGGCACCGTGCTGTACGCGCTGTCCATCGGCCTGCTCGCCCAGCTCTTCCTGCGCGTGTTCGCCGTCCCCTCGGCATCGGGCCGCAGCACGGTCGTTGCCACCGGGCAACCGGATCGCGCGATACTGCCCCGGTGA
- a CDS encoding glycerophosphodiester phosphodiesterase — protein sequence MTTLIRHPYLDHPGPIAFAHRGGAAEGLENTAIQFRRAVAAGYRYIETDVHATADGKLVAFHDATLDRVTDGAGRIADLPWEDVRQARVAGSEPVPLFEDLLEEFPEVRWNVDVKAEPALRPLLDLIERANCWDRICVGSFSEARAARAQRLAGPRLATSYGTRGVLGLRLRSLGIPAALRRSAVAAQVPEFQSGIRVVDHRFVHTAHARGLQVHVWTVNEPERMHRLLDLGVDGIMTDHIGTLRKVLQDRGTWV from the coding sequence GTGACCACCCTCATACGCCACCCCTATCTCGACCATCCCGGCCCGATCGCCTTCGCCCACCGGGGAGGGGCGGCGGAGGGCCTGGAGAACACCGCGATCCAGTTCAGGCGCGCGGTGGCGGCGGGGTACCGCTACATCGAGACGGACGTGCACGCCACGGCCGACGGGAAGCTGGTCGCGTTCCACGACGCGACCCTGGACCGGGTGACGGACGGGGCGGGCCGGATCGCCGACCTGCCCTGGGAAGACGTGCGGCAGGCGCGCGTGGCGGGCAGCGAGCCCGTGCCCCTCTTCGAGGATCTGCTGGAGGAGTTCCCCGAGGTCCGCTGGAACGTGGACGTCAAAGCGGAGCCAGCCCTGCGCCCCCTGCTCGACCTGATCGAGCGCGCGAACTGCTGGGACCGCATCTGCGTCGGCTCGTTCTCCGAAGCACGCGCCGCCCGCGCCCAGCGCCTGGCCGGACCGCGCCTGGCGACGTCGTACGGCACCCGCGGCGTGCTCGGCCTGCGGCTGCGCTCCTTGGGCATACCGGCGGCGCTGCGCCGCTCGGCGGTCGCCGCCCAGGTACCGGAGTTCCAGTCGGGCATCCGCGTGGTCGACCACCGCTTCGTGCACACCGCCCACGCCCGCGGGTTGCAGGTGCACGTGTGGACGGTCAACGAACCCGAGCGCATGCACCGCCTTCTGGACCTGGGAGTCGATGGCATCATGACCGATCACATCGGCACGCTGCGCAAGGTGCTGCAGGACCGGGGCACCTGGGTCTGA